Proteins from a single region of Bradyrhizobium diazoefficiens:
- a CDS encoding DUF2865 domain-containing protein → MADMPEFLSLSRPRSLLACTVLLSVVLATDAFAQAGPPPPAQNGAGSNPMCVRLEGQLVALDRGGNSDPAREDQIRRYQESQSRQQAELERVTMQAKRMGCDSSGFFSLFNGQSAQCGPVNTQIQQMRANLDQITGNLERLRGGPGGNPERDSQRRSVLIALAQNNCGPQYANAAQSQGGNFLTNLFGGGNNPNSPQAVPPADLGPQSGTYRTVCVRTCDGAYFPISFATVPARFPDDEKTCKALCPAAEAVLYAHRNPGEDMNSAVSISGQPYTSLPTAFKFRSEFNPSCSCKAAGQTWADALKSVDDKAAAEQQGDIIVTEESAKKMQQRQLSKGSPAKKGAAPAPATATAPAAAPPADTATTTSSEKKIRSVGPTFLPQQQK, encoded by the coding sequence ATGGCGGATATGCCTGAATTTTTGTCTCTGTCCCGTCCCCGCTCCCTCCTTGCCTGCACCGTGCTTCTCAGCGTCGTGCTCGCCACTGACGCCTTTGCTCAGGCCGGACCGCCTCCGCCCGCCCAAAACGGGGCCGGATCGAACCCGATGTGCGTGCGGCTGGAAGGGCAGCTCGTCGCACTCGACCGCGGCGGCAACAGCGATCCTGCGCGCGAGGACCAGATCCGCCGCTACCAGGAGTCCCAGTCCCGCCAGCAGGCCGAGCTGGAGCGCGTCACCATGCAGGCCAAGCGCATGGGTTGCGATTCCTCCGGCTTCTTCTCGCTGTTCAACGGCCAGTCGGCGCAGTGCGGTCCGGTCAACACCCAGATCCAGCAGATGCGCGCCAATCTGGACCAGATCACCGGCAATCTCGAACGCCTGCGCGGCGGTCCCGGCGGCAACCCGGAACGCGACAGCCAGCGCCGCTCGGTGCTGATTGCGCTCGCGCAGAATAATTGCGGCCCGCAATACGCCAATGCCGCGCAATCGCAGGGCGGCAACTTTCTGACCAATCTGTTCGGCGGCGGCAACAATCCCAACAGTCCGCAAGCTGTGCCGCCCGCCGACCTCGGCCCGCAATCCGGCACCTATCGCACCGTTTGCGTGCGCACCTGCGACGGCGCCTATTTCCCGATCTCGTTTGCGACCGTGCCGGCACGCTTCCCCGACGACGAAAAGACCTGCAAGGCGCTGTGCCCGGCGGCCGAAGCCGTGCTCTACGCGCACCGCAATCCCGGCGAAGACATGAATTCGGCGGTCTCCATCAGCGGCCAGCCCTACACGTCGCTGCCGACCGCCTTCAAATTCCGCAGCGAGTTCAACCCGTCCTGCTCCTGCAAGGCCGCCGGCCAGACTTGGGCCGACGCGCTGAAATCGGTCGACGACAAGGCCGCCGCCGAGCAGCAGGGTGACATCATCGTCACCGAGGAGAGCGCCAAGAAGATGCAGCAGCGGCAACTCAGCAAGGGTTCGCCGGCGAAGAAGGGTGCTGCCCCTGCGCCGGCGACGGCCACTGCACCGGCTGCGGCGCCGCCGGCGGATACTGCCACCACGACCTCATCGGAGAAGAAGATCCGGTCGGTCGGCCCGACCTTCCTGCCGCAGCAGCAGAAGTAG
- a CDS encoding VOC family protein — protein sequence MIDHISVGVSDLERAARFYEATLAALGLTRLITRPRTIGFGKAYPEFWINLREAMPHVAPESGVHICLRAKTIGEVDAFHAAALATGGASDGAPGIRPHDRVRYYAAFVIDPDGNRIEAVTFPHS from the coding sequence ATGATCGATCACATCTCCGTCGGCGTCAGCGATCTCGAGCGCGCCGCAAGATTTTACGAGGCCACGCTCGCCGCCCTTGGGCTCACCCGCCTGATCACACGGCCGCGCACAATTGGCTTCGGCAAGGCCTATCCCGAATTCTGGATCAATTTGCGCGAGGCCATGCCGCACGTAGCACCGGAGAGCGGCGTGCACATCTGCCTGCGGGCGAAAACAATAGGCGAGGTTGACGCGTTTCATGCCGCCGCGCTTGCGACCGGCGGCGCATCCGACGGAGCGCCGGGCATCCGCCCGCACGACCGCGTGCGCTATTATGCGGCTTTCGTCATCGACCCTGATGGTAACCGGATCGAGGCGGTGACATTTCCGCACTCGTGA
- a CDS encoding DUF2189 domain-containing protein — MATLYSQNVLKRHVFGEAVTYPVRRIGLSDLREVLRLGWDDFQAMPSHAVVVCVIYPVLGLVLFRMVLGHSVLPLLFPLAAGFALVGPFAAIGLYELSRRRERGEEVDAWDAIKVLRAPSFGAMLELGVFLLVLFGAWIGVANAIYVAIFGHTPAASIPDFATRVLTTPEGWSLIIVGCGVGFLFAVVALCASVVSFPLMLDRHATAIDAIRTSLRAVAANPVAMAGWGLIVAALLVIGSLPLFVGLAVVLPVLGHATWHLYRRVVEPNPNPPDAPPPPPKGKRYAADFPANLFPWSREGE; from the coding sequence ATGGCCACGCTTTATTCACAAAACGTCTTGAAGCGGCATGTATTCGGGGAGGCGGTCACTTATCCTGTTCGCAGGATCGGCTTGTCAGATTTGAGGGAGGTGCTGCGCCTGGGGTGGGACGATTTCCAGGCGATGCCGAGTCACGCGGTCGTCGTCTGCGTGATCTATCCCGTTCTTGGTCTCGTCCTGTTCAGGATGGTCCTTGGCCATTCGGTCCTGCCGCTATTGTTTCCGCTGGCTGCCGGGTTTGCCTTGGTCGGTCCCTTTGCCGCGATCGGCCTCTACGAACTCAGCCGTCGCCGCGAGCGCGGCGAGGAGGTCGATGCGTGGGACGCGATCAAGGTCCTGCGCGCGCCCTCGTTCGGCGCGATGCTCGAACTCGGCGTGTTCCTGCTTGTCTTGTTCGGGGCCTGGATCGGCGTCGCGAACGCGATCTACGTCGCAATCTTCGGTCACACGCCGGCAGCGAGTATTCCTGATTTCGCAACGCGCGTGCTGACAACACCGGAGGGGTGGTCGCTGATCATCGTCGGTTGTGGTGTCGGCTTCCTGTTTGCGGTTGTGGCCCTGTGCGCCAGTGTCGTGTCGTTTCCGTTGATGCTCGACCGGCATGCGACTGCGATCGATGCCATCCGCACCTCGCTCCGGGCGGTGGCCGCCAATCCGGTTGCGATGGCCGGATGGGGGCTGATCGTCGCGGCGCTGCTCGTGATCGGTTCGCTACCCCTCTTCGTCGGTCTCGCGGTCGTCCTGCCGGTGCTCGGTCATGCGACCTGGCATCTCTATCGGAGGGTCGTCGAGCCGAATCCGAATCCACCGGATGCGCCGCCGCCGCCCCCGAAGGGAAAGCGCTATGCAGCGGACTTTCCGGCCAATCTCTTCCCGTGGAGTCGCGAAGGCGAATAG
- a CDS encoding cbb3-type cytochrome c oxidase subunit I has protein sequence MVDVPYDEIAGIPPAEVPDVELYHPKSWWTRYVFSQDAKVIAIQYSLTATAIGLVALVLSWLMRLQLGFPGTFSFIDPNQYLQFITMHGMIMVIYLLTALFLGGFGNYLIPLMVGARDMVFPYVNMLSYWVYLLAVLVLASAFFAPGGPTGAGWTLYPPQAILSGTPGQDWGIVLMLSSLILFIIGFTMGGLNYVVTVLQARARGMTLMRLPLTVWGILTATIMALLAFPALFVGSVMLLLDRLLGTSFFMPNLVEMGQLSKYGGGSPLLFQHLFWFFGHPEVYIVALPAFGIVSDLISTHARKNIFGYRMMVWAIVAIGALSFVVWAHHMYVSGMYPYFGYFFATTTLIIAIPTAIKVYNWVLTLWRGDIHLRVPMLFALAFIITFVNGGLTGLFLGNVVVDVPLSDTMFVVAHFHMVMGVAPIMVVLGGIYHWYPKVTGRMLNDVLGKFHFWVTFLGAYLIFFPMHYLGLLGVPRRYFELGDAAFIPPSAHSLNAFITVVALTVGFAQMVFLFNLAWSLFKGEPSGGNPWHATTLEWQTPETPPGHGNWGKDLPIVYRWAYDYSVPGAAQDFIPQNQPPTRTGAVQGAAP, from the coding sequence ATGGTCGATGTTCCATATGACGAGATCGCAGGCATCCCGCCTGCCGAAGTGCCTGATGTCGAGCTCTATCATCCGAAGAGTTGGTGGACACGGTATGTCTTCTCGCAGGACGCCAAGGTCATCGCCATTCAGTACTCGCTGACAGCCACGGCCATCGGGCTCGTGGCTCTGGTGCTGTCGTGGCTGATGCGACTGCAACTGGGATTTCCTGGCACCTTCTCCTTTATCGATCCCAACCAATATCTCCAGTTCATCACCATGCACGGCATGATCATGGTGATCTACCTGCTCACCGCATTGTTCCTCGGAGGCTTCGGCAATTACCTGATCCCGCTCATGGTCGGCGCACGGGACATGGTCTTCCCCTATGTGAACATGCTGAGCTACTGGGTCTATCTGCTCGCAGTCCTGGTGCTGGCCTCGGCCTTTTTCGCGCCCGGCGGCCCCACCGGCGCTGGCTGGACGCTGTACCCGCCGCAGGCGATCCTCTCCGGCACGCCCGGACAGGATTGGGGCATCGTCCTCATGCTGTCCTCCCTGATCCTGTTCATTATCGGCTTCACCATGGGCGGGCTGAACTACGTCGTGACCGTGCTCCAGGCGCGCGCGCGCGGCATGACGTTGATGCGTCTGCCCTTGACCGTATGGGGCATCCTCACGGCCACCATCATGGCGCTGTTGGCATTCCCTGCACTGTTCGTTGGCTCGGTGATGTTGCTGCTCGATCGTCTGCTGGGAACCAGCTTCTTCATGCCGAATCTGGTTGAGATGGGCCAACTCAGCAAATATGGCGGTGGCAGCCCGCTCCTGTTCCAGCACCTGTTCTGGTTCTTCGGTCATCCCGAAGTGTACATCGTCGCATTGCCTGCCTTCGGCATCGTCTCCGACCTGATCAGCACGCATGCGCGAAAAAACATCTTTGGTTATCGCATGATGGTCTGGGCGATCGTGGCGATCGGCGCTCTCAGCTTCGTGGTGTGGGCGCACCACATGTATGTAAGCGGCATGTATCCATATTTCGGATACTTCTTCGCCACGACGACGTTGATCATCGCGATACCGACAGCGATCAAGGTCTACAATTGGGTGCTCACCCTGTGGCGGGGCGACATCCACCTCAGGGTGCCAATGCTGTTCGCTCTCGCCTTCATCATCACTTTTGTGAACGGCGGGTTGACTGGCCTATTCCTCGGCAACGTCGTCGTCGATGTCCCGCTTTCGGATACCATGTTCGTCGTCGCGCATTTCCACATGGTGATGGGAGTCGCGCCGATCATGGTCGTGCTGGGAGGGATCTATCACTGGTACCCGAAGGTCACCGGGCGAATGTTGAACGACGTTCTCGGCAAGTTTCACTTCTGGGTCACATTCCTCGGCGCCTACCTGATCTTCTTCCCCATGCACTATCTTGGGCTGCTCGGCGTTCCGCGCCGGTACTTCGAGCTCGGCGACGCCGCGTTCATTCCGCCATCGGCCCACTCGCTGAACGCCTTTATCACCGTGGTGGCCCTCACGGTGGGCTTCGCCCAGATGGTGTTCCTGTTCAATCTGGCCTGGAGCCTGTTCAAGGGTGAGCCCTCGGGTGGCAATCCATGGCATGCGACGACGCTGGAGTGGCAGACCCCGGAGACGCCGCCAGGGCACGGCAACTGGGGCAAGGATCTCCCGATCGTATATCGCTGGGCCTATGATTACAGCGTTCCAGGGGCTGCGCAGGATTTCATCCCGCAGAACCAGCCGCCCACGAGGACGGGGGCCGTTCAGGGAGCTGCTCCGTG
- the cimA gene encoding citramalate synthase, with the protein MSKERLYLFDTTLRDGAQTNGVDFTLADKQIIAGMLDELGIDYIEGGYPGANPLDSEFFGSKPKLNHARFTAFGMTRRAGRSVSNDPGVAGLLEAKADAICFVAKSSAYQVRVALETTKEENLASIRDSVAAAKAAGREVMLDCEHFFDGYKEDASFALACAKAAYEAGARWVVLCDTNGGTMPHEVETVVAEVTKHIPGDHLGIHAHNDTEQAVANSLAAVRAGARQIQGTLNGLGERCGNANLCSLIPTLKLKKEFADAFEIGVTAEKLATLVKVSRTLDDMLNRVPNRHAAYVGESAFVTKTGIHASAVMKDPQTYEHVLPETVGNHRKVLVSDQAGRSNVMAELDRAGIPYEKSDPKLTRLVEELKEREAQGYAYESANASFDLLARRTLGKVPHYFGVEQFDVNVEQRYNSHGERVTVALAVVKVDVAGERLISAAEGNGPVNALDVALRKDLGKYQRYIEGLTLIDYRVRILNGGTGAVTRVLIESEDENGDRWTTVGVSPNIIDASFQALMDSVIYKLVKSGAPA; encoded by the coding sequence ATGAGCAAGGAGCGCCTTTATCTGTTCGACACCACGTTGCGCGACGGCGCGCAGACCAATGGCGTCGACTTCACGCTTGCCGACAAGCAGATCATCGCGGGAATGCTCGACGAGCTCGGCATCGACTATATCGAGGGCGGCTATCCCGGCGCCAATCCGCTCGACAGCGAATTTTTCGGCAGCAAACCGAAGCTCAACCATGCGCGCTTCACCGCCTTCGGCATGACGCGGCGGGCAGGGCGCTCGGTCTCCAATGATCCCGGCGTGGCCGGGCTTTTGGAGGCGAAAGCCGACGCGATCTGCTTCGTGGCCAAGTCCTCGGCCTATCAAGTGCGCGTGGCGCTGGAGACGACGAAAGAGGAGAACCTCGCCTCGATCCGTGACAGCGTCGCGGCGGCGAAAGCGGCCGGCCGTGAAGTCATGCTCGATTGCGAGCACTTTTTCGACGGCTACAAGGAAGATGCGAGCTTCGCGCTCGCTTGCGCCAAGGCCGCCTACGAGGCCGGTGCGCGCTGGGTGGTGTTGTGCGACACCAACGGCGGCACCATGCCTCACGAGGTCGAGACTGTTGTCGCCGAAGTGACAAAGCACATCCCCGGCGATCATCTCGGCATCCACGCCCATAACGACACCGAGCAGGCGGTGGCGAATTCGCTCGCGGCAGTGCGTGCCGGCGCGCGGCAGATCCAGGGTACCCTGAACGGCCTCGGCGAGCGCTGCGGCAACGCCAATCTCTGCTCGCTGATCCCGACCCTGAAATTGAAGAAGGAATTCGCTGATGCCTTCGAGATCGGAGTCACGGCAGAGAAGCTGGCGACCCTTGTCAAAGTGTCGCGCACGCTCGACGACATGCTCAACCGCGTTCCAAACCGGCACGCCGCTTACGTCGGCGAGAGCGCCTTCGTCACCAAGACCGGCATTCACGCCTCCGCCGTGATGAAGGATCCTCAGACCTATGAGCACGTGCTGCCGGAGACGGTCGGCAATCACCGCAAGGTGCTGGTGTCCGACCAGGCCGGACGCTCCAACGTCATGGCCGAGCTCGACCGTGCCGGCATTCCCTACGAGAAGAGCGATCCCAAGCTGACCCGGCTGGTCGAGGAGTTGAAGGAGCGCGAGGCGCAAGGCTACGCCTATGAATCCGCCAACGCATCGTTCGATCTGCTGGCGCGCCGCACGCTCGGCAAAGTGCCGCATTATTTCGGGGTCGAGCAATTCGACGTCAATGTCGAGCAGCGCTACAATTCGCACGGCGAGCGCGTCACCGTGGCGCTTGCAGTGGTCAAGGTCGACGTCGCCGGCGAGCGCCTGATCTCGGCCGCCGAAGGCAACGGCCCCGTCAACGCGCTCGACGTTGCCTTGCGCAAGGACCTCGGAAAATACCAGAGATATATCGAGGGCCTGACTCTGATCGACTATCGCGTCCGTATCCTCAATGGCGGCACCGGCGCAGTCACGCGCGTGCTGATCGAGAGCGAGGATGAGAACGGCGATCGCTGGACCACGGTCGGCGTGTCCCCGAACATCATCGACGCCTCGTTCCAGGCGCTGATGGATTCGGTGATCTACAAGCTCGTGAAGTCGGGCGCACCGGCGTAG
- a CDS encoding cytochrome c oxidase subunit II, translating into MAVALILLLVAIGSVLFHLLSPWWWTPIATDWSYIDHTINITFWITGFVFTAVIAFMAYCVLRFHHREGRQADYNPENKKLEWWLSVGTGVGVAAMLAPGLVVWHQFVTVPADATEVEVMGQQWQWSFRLPGKDGRLGTSDVRNISPENPMGLSPDDPHGQDDVVIDNAELHLQIGKPVKVLLRSVDVLHDFYVPEFRAKMDMVPGMVTYFWIRPIRTGTFDVLCAELCGAAHYQMRAKVIIEDEKDYHAWLEQQKTFAELSGHNAVVRATYQSGGK; encoded by the coding sequence ATGGCTGTCGCACTGATACTGCTTTTGGTCGCAATCGGCTCGGTGCTGTTTCACCTGTTGAGCCCGTGGTGGTGGACGCCGATCGCCACCGACTGGAGCTACATCGACCACACGATCAACATCACGTTCTGGATCACCGGGTTCGTTTTTACCGCCGTCATCGCGTTCATGGCCTATTGCGTCCTTCGCTTCCACCACAGGGAGGGACGCCAGGCGGACTACAATCCCGAAAACAAGAAGCTTGAATGGTGGCTCAGCGTCGGGACCGGCGTCGGCGTCGCGGCCATGCTCGCACCCGGCCTGGTTGTCTGGCATCAGTTCGTGACGGTCCCGGCAGACGCCACCGAAGTGGAGGTCATGGGCCAGCAATGGCAATGGAGCTTCCGCTTGCCGGGCAAGGATGGCCGGTTGGGCACATCAGACGTTCGCAACATCAGCCCCGAAAACCCGATGGGCCTCAGTCCCGACGATCCGCATGGCCAGGACGATGTCGTGATCGACAATGCCGAATTGCATCTTCAGATCGGCAAGCCCGTGAAGGTTCTGCTCCGCTCCGTCGATGTCCTGCACGATTTCTATGTGCCGGAGTTCCGCGCCAAGATGGATATGGTCCCGGGCATGGTCACCTATTTTTGGATCAGGCCGATCCGAACCGGGACCTTTGACGTTCTCTGCGCGGAGCTCTGCGGCGCCGCTCACTATCAGATGCGGGCCAAGGTGATCATCGAGGACGAGAAGGACTATCACGCCTGGCTGGAGCAGCAGAAGACGTTTGCGGAATTGTCTGGCCACAACGCCGTTGTGAGGGCGACGTACCAATCCGGCGGCAAATAG
- the cysS gene encoding cysteine--tRNA ligase, with protein MELRLYDTLSREKRTFVPLDAKNVRMYVCGPTVYDFAHIGNARPVIVFDVLFRLLRHIYGEAHVKYVRNITDVDDKINDRAARDFPGLPLNEAIRKVTEQTGQQFHADVDALGALRPSVEPRATEHIGEMREIIERLVAGGFAYAAEDHVLFSPQAMNAANSTLPRYGALSKRSLDEMIAGARVDVAPYKRDATDFVLWKPSKPGEPSWPSPAGIKAEGRPGWHIECSAMAWKHLGEQFDIHGGGIDLVFPHHENEIAQTCCAFHRERMANYWMHNGFLQVESEKMSKSLGNFVTIHELLADWPGEVLRLNMLKTHYTSPIDWTMKSLEESAKTLNDWYRFAADIAPSRPAASVVDALLDDLNTPQAIAALHGLRNSSDAAGLSASLRLLGFLSESVAQWEARKQQASGVDAGEIDRLLAERTAARARKDFKESDRIRDELAAKGVVIKDGKDADGKPVTTWELA; from the coding sequence ATGGAATTGCGTCTTTACGATACGCTGAGCCGGGAAAAGCGCACTTTCGTGCCGCTCGATGCGAAGAACGTCCGCATGTATGTTTGCGGACCGACCGTCTATGACTTCGCCCATATCGGCAATGCGCGGCCGGTGATCGTGTTCGACGTGCTGTTTCGGCTGCTGCGCCACATCTACGGCGAGGCCCACGTCAAATATGTCCGCAACATCACCGATGTGGACGACAAGATCAACGACCGCGCTGCGCGGGATTTTCCGGGCCTGCCGCTGAACGAGGCGATCCGTAAAGTCACCGAGCAGACGGGACAGCAGTTTCACGCCGACGTCGACGCGCTTGGCGCACTCCGGCCGAGCGTCGAGCCGCGCGCGACCGAGCATATCGGCGAGATGCGCGAGATCATCGAAAGGCTGGTCGCCGGCGGCTTTGCCTATGCTGCCGAGGACCACGTGCTGTTCTCGCCGCAGGCGATGAATGCGGCCAATTCCACACTGCCGCGCTATGGCGCGCTGTCGAAGCGTTCGCTCGACGAGATGATCGCCGGTGCCCGTGTCGATGTCGCGCCCTACAAGCGCGATGCCACAGACTTCGTGCTGTGGAAGCCGTCGAAGCCGGGCGAGCCGTCGTGGCCGTCGCCGGCCGGCATCAAGGCCGAGGGACGTCCGGGCTGGCACATCGAGTGCTCGGCCATGGCCTGGAAGCATCTCGGCGAGCAGTTCGACATCCATGGCGGTGGTATCGATCTCGTGTTTCCGCATCACGAGAACGAGATCGCGCAGACCTGCTGCGCCTTCCACCGGGAGCGCATGGCGAACTACTGGATGCACAACGGCTTCCTGCAGGTCGAGAGCGAGAAGATGTCGAAGAGCCTCGGCAACTTCGTCACCATCCATGAGCTGCTCGCGGATTGGCCGGGTGAGGTGCTGCGCCTGAACATGCTGAAGACGCATTACACCTCGCCGATCGACTGGACCATGAAGTCGCTGGAGGAGAGCGCGAAGACGCTCAACGACTGGTATCGCTTTGCGGCTGACATCGCGCCGTCCAGGCCGGCGGCGTCCGTGGTCGATGCGTTGCTCGACGACCTCAACACGCCACAGGCGATCGCGGCGCTGCATGGTCTGCGCAATTCGTCCGATGCGGCCGGCCTTTCGGCGTCGCTGCGTCTGCTCGGCTTCCTGTCCGAGAGCGTGGCGCAATGGGAAGCCCGCAAGCAACAGGCGAGCGGCGTTGACGCCGGCGAGATCGACCGCCTGCTTGCGGAGCGCACGGCTGCGCGCGCGCGAAAAGACTTTAAGGAGTCCGATCGCATCCGCGACGAGCTTGCCGCCAAGGGCGTCGTGATCAAGGACGGCAAGGACGCCGACGGCAAGCCGGTGACGACCTGGGAGCTTGCGTGA
- a CDS encoding TIGR00730 family Rossman fold protein: MSTIKTVCVYCGSGPGTNPHFTEGAKAFGKALAESKIRLVYGGGSLGLMGSVATSVLDHGGTVTGIIPEFLRKRENALTRVQEMIVTPDMHERKRLMFERSDAFVALPGGVGTLEELVEQMTWKQLGRHAKPVLLANIDNFWEPLFSLLSHMRQTEFIRAGLSVDILKADRVEDILPKLKSAAAQIAEAEKQLAPEIARKL; this comes from the coding sequence ATGAGCACGATCAAAACCGTCTGTGTCTATTGCGGCTCCGGTCCCGGAACCAATCCCCACTTCACCGAAGGCGCCAAGGCGTTCGGCAAGGCACTCGCCGAAAGCAAGATCCGTCTGGTCTATGGCGGCGGCTCGCTCGGCCTGATGGGCTCGGTCGCAACCTCCGTGCTGGATCACGGCGGCACCGTCACCGGCATCATTCCCGAATTCCTGCGGAAGCGCGAGAACGCGCTGACCCGCGTGCAGGAAATGATCGTCACGCCCGACATGCACGAGCGCAAGCGGCTGATGTTCGAGCGCTCCGACGCCTTTGTGGCGCTGCCGGGCGGTGTCGGCACGCTGGAGGAGCTGGTCGAGCAGATGACCTGGAAGCAGCTCGGCCGTCACGCCAAGCCTGTGCTGCTCGCCAATATCGACAATTTCTGGGAGCCGCTGTTCTCGCTGCTGTCGCACATGCGCCAGACAGAGTTCATCCGCGCCGGTCTTTCGGTCGATATCCTCAAGGCCGACCGCGTCGAGGATATCTTGCCGAAGCTGAAATCGGCGGCGGCCCAGATCGCCGAGGCGGAAAAGCAGCTCGCTCCGGAGATCGCGCGCAAGCTTTAA
- a CDS encoding GNAT family N-acetyltransferase has translation MAQAHPKPGLRPFLPDDVPMLAAIFAASIKELTGDDYSEAQQQAWMEVAESEEFGKHLAADLTLIATLDGSPVGFASLRGADHIRMLYVHPAVPRRGIATMLVDALEKLAAGRGATALTVDASDNAQSFFAKRGYTAQQRNSVTINDEWLANTTMKKTLGAPQ, from the coding sequence ATGGCACAAGCACATCCCAAGCCCGGCTTGCGGCCGTTCCTGCCTGATGACGTTCCGATGCTGGCCGCGATCTTCGCCGCCAGCATAAAGGAGCTGACCGGCGACGACTACAGCGAGGCGCAGCAGCAGGCCTGGATGGAGGTCGCGGAAAGCGAAGAGTTCGGCAAGCATCTCGCCGCCGACCTGACGCTGATCGCCACGCTCGACGGCTCCCCCGTCGGCTTCGCCTCGCTGCGCGGCGCCGATCATATCCGCATGCTCTATGTGCATCCGGCCGTGCCCCGGCGGGGCATCGCGACCATGCTGGTCGATGCGCTCGAAAAGCTCGCCGCCGGCCGCGGCGCAACGGCTCTGACCGTTGATGCCAGCGACAACGCGCAAAGCTTCTTTGCCAAGCGCGGCTACACCGCCCAGCAGCGCAACAGCGTCACCATCAACGATGAGTGGCTCGCCAACACCACCATGAAGAAGACGCTCGGAGCGCCGCAATGA